CGAACTTCGGCCTGCGTGAAGGCCAGGAGATCGGCGCGTCGGTGACGCTCCGTGGCGCGAAGATGTGGGAGTTCCTCGACCGGTTCGTGACGGTCTCTGTCCCGCGTATCCGCGACTTCCGCGGCCTCGGCACGAAGTCGTTCGACGGTCGTGGCAACTACACGATCGGCATCAAGGAGCAGATGATCTTCCCGGAGATCAACTACGACATGGTGGAGCAGATCCACGGCATGGACATCACGTTCGTGACGACGGCCGAGAAGGATGCGCACGCAATGGCGCTCCTGCATCAGCTGGGCATGCCGTTCCGCGGCGACGACAAGCCGGTCATTCCCAAGGTGGCGCAGCCGGCGGCCTCCGCGGCCGCCGCCTAATCCGGACACAACGACATGGCAAAGACGAGTAAGCTGGCCCGCAACGCGCAGCGCAAGGAATTGGTGTCTCGATACGCCACCAAGCGCGCTGCCCTCAAGGCCATCATCCAGAATCCGAAGAGCACCGGCGAAGAGAAGCTGGCCGCCGTGAACGCGCTGCATAAGCTGCCGCGTGATTCATCGGCCACCCGCGTGCGCAACCGCTGCAACATGAGCGGCCGCCCGCGTGCGTTTCTCCGCCACTTCGGCCTCAGCCGCATCGCGCTCCGTGACATGGCCCTGAACGGCCTCATTCCCGGCGTCCGCAAGGCGAGCTGGTAGCAGGATCCGATCGGTCGCAGGTACAGACTTCACGTGGTGAGTTGTGGCTGAGCCTCAACCCACTACCTTGAAAGGCTGCACCTGTCACTGATTTTTCTATTCACTTCCTACAGGTCCCCGGCGCGGCCGGCGGATACCCTAGGAGAACTCAGAGAGCATGAGCCTCAACGACCCTATTGCCGACATGCTGACGCGCATTCGCAACGCGTGTGCGTCCAAGCACCGCCGCGTCGACATGCCGTTGTCAAAGATGAAGATCGAGATCGCGCGGATCTTGAAGGAGAGCAACTTCATCCAGGATTACCGCACCGTCGAGAACGAAGACGGGAAGCCGTTGCTTCGGGTGATCCTCAAGTACGCGCACGGCGGACAGTCGGTGATCCGACAGACGAAGCGCGTGTCCACGCCCGGCCTTCGCAAATACGTTGGTGCGCAGGAGATCCCGCGAGTCCGTAACGGCCTCGGCATGGCGATCCTCAGCACGTCGAAGGGCATCATGTCCGACCGTGAAGCGCGCTCCTCGAATACCGGGGGCGAGCTGCTCGCCTTCGTCTGGTAAGGAGACGCAACGATGTCACGTATCGGCAAGCGCCCCATCCCGGTTCCGGCCGGGGTCACGGTGGCGATCGACGGGTCAAAGATCAGTGTGAAG
The DNA window shown above is from Gemmatimonas sp. and carries:
- the rplE gene encoding 50S ribosomal protein L5, with protein sequence MQAHYVNVVRAALATQFGFTNGHQIPSLSKIVVNCGVGEAVKQPKLLDVVVEELALITGQKPVRRKAKKSISNFGLREGQEIGASVTLRGAKMWEFLDRFVTVSVPRIRDFRGLGTKSFDGRGNYTIGIKEQMIFPEINYDMVEQIHGMDITFVTTAEKDAHAMALLHQLGMPFRGDDKPVIPKVAQPAASAAAA
- the rpsN gene encoding 30S ribosomal protein S14, with product MAKTSKLARNAQRKELVSRYATKRAALKAIIQNPKSTGEEKLAAVNALHKLPRDSSATRVRNRCNMSGRPRAFLRHFGLSRIALRDMALNGLIPGVRKASW
- the rpsH gene encoding 30S ribosomal protein S8 → MSLNDPIADMLTRIRNACASKHRRVDMPLSKMKIEIARILKESNFIQDYRTVENEDGKPLLRVILKYAHGGQSVIRQTKRVSTPGLRKYVGAQEIPRVRNGLGMAILSTSKGIMSDREARSSNTGGELLAFVW